CGGGCGAAGCACGCCGAGAGCGCTAGCGAAGCCGCCGTCGATGAGGGCGACGACTCCAGCAGTCGCAACGTGACGGTCGGCCAGTAGCGCCGCGGTCTCCCGCTCGCCCGTCGAGCGGTCACCACGCACCGTTACCCAATTCTTTTTTCACCCGCGGTTGTTACGGAGCGCATGGCTCGTACGAACCGCCAGCGCTTCTGGGACCTCCTGTGTGCGTTCGAGAACGCGGTGATGGCGCTGTTCGCCGTTGCGCTCCTGATTCTTCTGCTGACGCTGCTCACGCTGGCGAACCTCAACCGACTCTCGCCGGCGGCCACTATCATCACGCAGGTCAACCTCGTTCTGGCGACGGTTTTGCTACTCTCGACGGGGTACGTTCTGTACCGGTGCCGGGACTGAATACGACTCGCCGCCGATTCGCTCCGGCCCCGACTCACTCCTCGTCGTCCACGGGACCGTGCCCGCCGTCTCGCCTGCGAGTTTGCGGTAGCGGAGCCACCGCTGGCCGTTGGCACCGGTTCAGCGGACGGAGCGCGATTCAACGTCGTCGTCTCTAACTATCGGCAGAAAAGGATATCTTGTGGTCGGTCCAAGTAGCGGGTCGGGTCGATTCGTTACTCGGGGGCCTGGAGCAGGCCGGCGCGGGGCCACCATTCGCCGATGGTCATGATGTACGCGAGGGGGTTGTCGGACTCGAGGGGACGGGTCTCGGGGTCCTGATCCTCCGGCGTTTCCCATTCACCCGTGTTCACGTAGGGTGTCGTCCAGCGCTCGGTCAGCGGAAGCTTCGGGAGCTGCTGGTTCCAGGTCCACGCCAGTTGCAGCGCCAGTTCGTCCGACCGATCGGCGTCGGTAGTCGATCCGAGTTCGGCGACCGCGTCCTCCACGTTGTACTCCACGGTCTCGTCCTGGGAGTCCGGTGGCCACGCGATCTCGGTCGTCTTGGGGAACGCCAACTCTTCGCGCTGGTGGGTCTGGGTAAACGGGATGCGCAGGGAGAACCAGGGGGAGGTCTGCTCGGCGCCGCCGCCCCACCAGGCGATACGCATGTCGTACTCCTGGTTCTCGAACCGCTCGAAGAACGTCCCTGGCTCGATGATCTGCAGCTCCGAGGCGATGCCCGCCCGCGTGAGTTGTGTATTGACCGTCTCCGCTATCGTCGATATGGTCCCCCAGGACGCGGAGAGGACATCGGCGCGGAGCTGGTTGCCGTCCTCGTCGACCCACTTGTCGCCGTCCTTCTCGTAGCCCGCGGCCCGGAGCTCCTCCGCGGCGGCCTCCTCGTTCTTGGACTTCGGACCGTACTGGTTGAACGAGTCCTTGTAGTCGCCGGCGACCTCCTCGACCATCCCCAGGTCGCTGGCGAGGCCGGAGGGATACGGCGTCACGAAATTGGCCGTGATGTTATCGACGATGGCTTGCCGGTCGATCAGGTGGGCGATCGCTCGGCGCACCCGTGCATCACCGAGGTGCTCCGACTCTTGGTTGTAGTCCATCGCGTATCCGCCGTTGTCCGGCACCTTCACGTACTTGACCTCATCGGGGAGCGTCTGCCGGGTCTCGTCCGTGAAGTACGTGAAGTGATGACCGGACAGGTCGCCCGAGTTGAGCGACTGGACGACCCCACTCTTTTCGAGGATCGTCCGGTACGTCTGGTGGGCGAAGTTGACGTTCTCGGCCCACGGGTACTGGTCCCAGCGGTCGTACCGGACCCGCTCGGGGGTCACGTCACCGATCATGAACGGACCGTTCCCGACGGCCTCGTCGCTGGTGGGTGAGATGCTGTAGTCGAGTAGCTCCGCGACGATCTCGTCTTCCTCCTCGGTGCCTCCGGCGTTCTGGAGGTCTTCGAGCCACGACTTGAATACGGAGTGTTTGGCGTACAGGCGTTGCTCGGCGATGACGTCCTCCAGGATCGGCGGCGAGACCTCACCGACGTCGAGCACAAGCGTCGCGTCGTCCTCGACCGTGAGCCCGTTGATGAAGTCCCAGATCACGTGGCGGTTGTACTTCTCGATGCGCAACTGCGTCGCGACGTCCTGTGCGGTCACCGGGTCGCCGTCGTGCCACACGTGACCGTTGTCGACCTTCAGCACGAGCGACCCGTTGTCGTCCTGCCATTCCATGCTGGAGACGATTCGCCACTCGTAGTACGGTTCGTCGGTCTCGTGAATCGCCTTCCGCATGAACCGGTCGTACATCGGATTCCCACCCCAGTCGGTCGCGGCGTTATTCGTGGGATTCCAGTAGTTCAGGTTCCACTGTTCGGGTTCGATGTTCGTCACGTCCTTCCAGGTCTTGTCGACGACGCCGTCGCCCCCGCCGCTGCTGCCGCCGCTACTGTTACTCCCGCCGCCCCCGCCACTGTCACTGGAACATCCGGCGGTGAGTGCCGCACCCGCAGCGGTCGCTGCGAGGAGGCTACGCCTGGTTACGCGAGTCTGGCCGTCAGTCTGCTTCGACATAGTGAATGCGTGGGAAGTAGTAACGCATAAGTGTTGGGGACATGGGCCACAGACAGGGCGGTGCACACCGCCAGAGAGGGGCACTTCGACGCGGAAGCGCGTCCGTCGTGAAGCACGTCGACCGTCGTCTCGGGTCGCATAGGCGGCCAGTCCGGCCTCTCGACGGGTTTATGATTGGGGGGATACATCAGTGAGACAATGCCACGAGCGCCATCGAGACTCGCAGCGACAGTGACCGACGAGGGCGTCCCCGAGCGGTACGCGACGCCCTCGGGGGTCGGTCGATACGACCTGCAGACGAGACTATCCGACGCTGTCGACCGAATCGACGACAACGTCGCCCAGTTCTACGACCGGTTTCCGGGGCCGTCCAGCGAGGACCTCGTCTACCAACCCACGGACAACATGGGTGGGTGGACCACCTCGTTCTGGACCGGCCAGTGTTGGCTCGCCCACGAAGTCACGGGTCGAGAGCGGTTCCGCGACGCGGCCGAGACCCAACTCCGGACGTTCGACCGACGCCTCGCGGAGGGCGACGTGCTGACGCACGACCTCGGATTCCTCTACACCCTCTCGGCCGTCGCCGGATACGAGGTCACGGGGACAGAGCGGTACCGGGAGATGGCCGTCACCGCCGCGGACCATCTGACCGACCGGTTCTGGGACGCTCCCGGACTGCTCCAAGCGTGGGGCGACCCCGACAGCCCTGAGGCGGACGAGTGGGTTCACGGTCGGATGATCGTCGACACGATGATGAACCTCCCGCTGCTGTTTTGGGCCAGCGAGGCGACGGGCGAGGACGCCTACGCCGCCATCGCCGAGACGCACGCCCGGACGAACGCGGAGCATATCGTCAGACCGGACGGCTCGACGTTCCACACGTTCAAGTGCGATGCAACCTCGGGGGAACCGCTGGGTGGGGAGACCGCCCAGGGGTACGACGACGACTCGTGCTGGGCGCGCGGTCAGGCCTGGGCCATCTACGGCTACGCGCTCGCGGCCGAGTACGCGGACGAGATGGCGTACGCCGACCTCGCTGCGAAACTCGCGAACTACTACCTGCACCGCGTGGAACCCGACCACGTCCCCCGGTGGGATTTCGATGCGCCGGCCGACGACGAGGTGCGCGACACGTCGGCCGCCGCTATCGCGGCCTGTGGTCTCGTTCAACTCGCCGCCGTGCTCCCGGTCGCGGACGACAGAGCGGACCGGTACCGAAACGCCGCCCTGACGACGCTGGACTCGCTAGGCGAGCACTACGCGTCCGACCCCGAGCGGTCGAACGGTCTGCTCACCGACGCCGCGTACAACCGCGGCGAAGGCGACTACGATGAGTGCTGTCTCTGGGGCGATTACTTCTACGTCGAGGGACTGGTCCGCGCGGCGGAGGGATGGCGGCGGTATTGGTAGCACCGCGAACGAGAGGACGGCGCGCCGGGGCGTACTGACGGAGGTTCGACCGGTTCGACGCGTCGAATCGGCTGGGGATGAGCCAACAGCGGTTCTGCCCGCCGCGCCGAACGGACCGCCGTCAGAGCAGGCGCACGGGCTCGCTTCTCTCCGCGGACTCGTAGATTGCTTCGATGATATCGACGGCCTTGCGCGCCTCTACGGCGTCCAGCGGGTACGGCTCCTCGTCGTCGAGTCCGTCTATGAATCGCTTGATATTCCGGCGGTGGTTCGCGTAGTTCATGGCCACGTCCGCCTCCCCGTCGCCGGTGTCGCGGTCGGAGCCGAACTCCCGGCGAATCCGCTCGTCGTCCTCGCGTTCCTCGCGGAACTCCCAGGTGACCAGTTCGTCCGCCAGCATCTCCGCGGTCCCCTCGCGGCCGCCGAGTTGGATGCGCTGTGAGGACCCGGGATACATCGACGTCGCCCCCAGAATCTGTCCGACCGAGCCGTCTCGATAGCGAACGGAGGCGACGGCGGTGTCCTCGATTGCGATGCTGTCCTCGGCGTGAGCCAAGCGGTCGGTGTAGGCGAACACTTCCGCGATGGGGTTCTCGTCGCGGTCGAGGTCCATCGTCGCGCCGGCGAGCCACTGCACGAGGTCGATTCCGTGGATCGCCTGGTTCAGCAGTTCGCCGCCGTCGAGGTCCCGGGTACCCTGCCAGCCGCCGTCGTAGTAGTCGTCGTCGCGCCACCAGGGTACGTACGCGTTAGCGGCCGAGAGCTGTCCGAATCGGCCCGCGTCGGCCGCCTCGCGGACCCGCCGAAAGAGGGGGTCGAATCGCTGCTGGAACACGCCGCCGAGCGTGATTCCGGCGTCCTCTGCGGCGGCGACCATGCGGTCGATTCGGTCGGCCGTGATTTCGAGGGGCTTCTCGCAGAGGACATCCACGTTCCGCGCCGCGGCCGCGAGTGTCGGCTCCGAGTGTGCCCCGCTGGGCGTACAGACGATCAGGACGCCCGGGTCGGCTTCGTCGAGCATTCGGCCGGTATCGCCGTACCACTCGCAGTCGAACTCCGCGGCGAACTCGCGGCCCCGAGACTCGGTTCGGCACGACCCCGCGACGAGCGTGGCCCGGTTGAGGTCACGAATCGACAGCGCGTGCACCTCGGCCACGGTACCGATTCCGGCGATTGCTATCCGATGGTGGTCGGTCATGCTATCGGGTGTCGTGTCACGCAGTCGCAAAAAGACACCGGCGTCGCGCCGCGAGCGACGGTGAATTTCGGCGTTTCCGATCCGTCAAAGGGAGAATCGTGCTGTCGCACCGGCCTTCAAGCCGGGTCGCCCGCCTCCTCACCACGACCGCGTCGTCTCCGGGAAATCGGTGTTCGGGGGAGTCCCCCACGGCTTTTTGAGCCCGTCGGACGAACCACGGGACGATGAACCCACTCGATGGTAACCCGCTAGCAACCCGTAGAGACCTGCAGAACGCGGCCCGGTCGTTGCTCGTACCGCTGGAACAACACGCTAGCCCGGGCGGCGCCAGAGTCAGACCGGGCGTCACGGGGGCGCATTTTCCGACCCTCGCGGCGGAACTAGAGGGGTTCGCGAGGCCGTTGTGGGGCGCGGCCCCGCTCGCGGCGGGCGGCGGCGACTTCGATTACTGGGAACGCTACCGGACGGGACTGGCCAACGGGACCAACCCCGAACACGAGGAGTACTGGGGCGCGGTGACCGACTACTCGCAGACGGCCGTGGAGATGGCACCCATCGGCGTCGCTCTCGCATTGGCGACTGACGACCTCTGGCGACCGCTCACGGACGACACGCAGGCGGCCGTCGCCGACTGGCTTCGGAGAATCAACGACGTGGACGTGCCGGACTCAAACTGGCTGTTCTTCCGCGTGCTCGCGAACGAGGGGCTCCGAGCGGTCGGTTCGGAGCCGGACGAGGAGCGGGTGCGTCAGGACCTCGACCGTCTCGAATCGTTCGCCCTGTCGGACGGCTGGTACGGCGACGGTCCCGACGGACACTGCGACTACTACACCGCGTGGGAACTGCACACCGACGGGCTGTTGTACGCGACGTTGGCCGACGACCGCGACCCGGAACGGGCCGACCGAATCCGCGACCGCGCCCGAGCGTTCGCTGGCGAGTTCGACCGGTGGTTCGCCGCCGACGGCGGCGCGCTCCCGTACGGTCGAAGCCTCACCTACCGGTTCGCACAGGGCGCGTTCTGGGGTGCACTGGCCTTCGCGGGCGTGGAGGCGTTTCCATGGGGAGAGCTGAAAGCACGGTGGCTCCGGCACCTCCGTTGGTGGGCCGGGCGGCCCGTCTTCACCGCCGACGGCGTGCTCTCGCTCGGCTACGCGTACCCGACGCTGAAGATGACCGAGTCGTACAACTCCCCCTCTTCGCCCTACTGGGCGATGAAGTTCTTCCTCCCGCTGGCGCTGTCCGCCGACCACCCGTTCTGGCAGGCCGAGGAACGGACGCCCGACCGGCCGAGCGACGTCGTCAGCCAAGAACCACCGGGGATGGTACTCCAACCCGACGACGGGCAGGTGTGCGCGCTCTGCGCCGGGACGGCCTCGGGCGACGCGGAGAAGTACAACAAGTTCGCCTACTCCACCCGCTTCGGGATGAACGTAGCCGACGGAAACGGCCGGACCGGTGCCGCTCCCGACGGGACGCTCCTCCTGAGCGACGACGACGAGCGATTCCGGCGGCGGCAGCAGATTGTCGACCGAGACGTCCGCGATAACGTCGTCTACTCCCGCTGGGAACCGTGGGACGACGTCACCGTCGATAGCTGGCTCGCTCCGGCGCCGCCGTGGCACGTCCGTCTCCACCGTATCAAGACGGACCGCACGCTGACGAGCGTCGAGGGGGGATTTCCGGTTCCGGCGGACGGGCACGCGAGCGCCGCAACCGATGGAACTGCGGCCGCCGCGGCCGCCGCTGGCGACAGCCTCCTTCGGACGCTCGACGGGACCCGAGAGGGCGCAGTCGAATCCCTGCCACCGAACACGAACCTGCTTTGTCCTCGAACAGTGGTGCCGACCCTATGCGGCGAGCACGAACCCGGGACGACGTGGCTCGCGACGGGCGTCCTCGGCGGCCCGATGGGAATCGTTGCCGAGTATCCTGACTCCGTTACTAATCCGTCCGCTCCCGCGGACTTCACCGCGAATCAGCGCAGGGAGAGTGGCGACGACACGGCCGCACTCACGCGCCAGTGGGCCGCGCCTCCCGCGTCGGCGTCGAACGACCGCGACCTCGCGGTGGCTACCGACGTCGCCGGTCCCGAATACGATCGGATTGAGGACGGACACGTCATCACCGCAGGAGATGGGCGGACGCTGCTACGGGTCGACCCGTCCCCTCCTCGCCGGTGACGCCGACGGCCGTGGTGTTTCTGTGCGGATACGGCTACCATCTCGGGAGAAGTGCACGCGCGGACGCGACTGCCGACCCTCGGCCGAATCGAACGGCGACGAGACGACGCGTCTCGGGAGGCGAACGGCCGGGCGAGTCCACTAATACTATCGTGCTCGCCAGCAGTGCTCGGCCATCATTGCTCACACTACTATTATTGTAATGGGTTCCGCGAATCGACGTAGAACGACCCGTACACCGAGAAAACACACGTGACGCTGAGAGGGAGAGGCGCCCCCGTTTCCAGTATATCTGGAAACTCTCTTCCGGGATTGGGTTCCCACTCTTGGCGGGAGAGGAGTAGTACGGGTGGGACTCCGTCTCCATCCGTCCGGTACCCGAATTCTTTTCGCGAAGACCGGTGATAGCACTACCTATGCGAGTCACCGTCATCGGAGCGACCGGACACATCGGCACCTACCTGGTACCGCGACTGGTGCGAGCCGGCCACGAAGTCGTCGCGGTCAGTCGAGGAGAGCGGGACCCCTATCAGGACGATGGTGCATGGACCGACGTCGAGTCGGTCGAACTCGACCGCGAAGCCGCCGAGGAACGCGGCGAGTTCGGCAAGGCGATCGCGGCCACCGACCCGGACGCCGTCGTCGACCTGATCTGCTTCGAACCGGAGAGCGCCGAATCGCTCGTCGCGTCGCTACGCGGGGAGGTCCAACACCTGCTGCACTGCGGGACTGTCTGGGTTCACGGTCCGAGCGACGTCGTCCCCACGACCGAGGACGCCCCTCGCACGCGCCGGCCGCTCGGCGAGTACGGGCAGAAGAAGGCCGAAATCGAGGCGTACCTACTCGACGAGGCGCGACGGAACGGCTTCCCGGCGACCGTCCTCCATCCCGGCCACATCGTGGGTCCCGGCTGGGAGCCCCTCAATCCGGCCGGCAACTTCGACACCGAGGTGTTCTCGCGACTCGCGCGGGGCGAGGAGGTCGCACTCCCCAACTTCGGGCTCGAAACCGTCCACCACGTCCACGCTGACGACGTGGCGCAGGGCTTCCAGCGTGCGCTCGAACGCTGGTCGGCGTCCGTCGGCGAGAGCTTCCACGTCGTCTCACCGCGGGCGCTCACCCTCCGCGGCTACGCCGAGGCCGTCGCCGGGTGGTTCGGGCGGGACGCCAACCTCACGTACCTCCCGTTCGGCGAGTGGGCCGACCGGCCCGAATACGACGAGACGGACGTCGAGGCGACCGAGGAACACATCCGCTACAGCCCGAACGCGAGCATCGAGAAGGCCCGCGAGCGACTCGGATACGAACCGCGGTACACCTCGCTCGAAGCGGTCCGCGAGGCGGTCGAAGCCCTGACCGAAGCCGGCGAAATCGATTCGGACGAGTAGCGCGTCCGCGTCGGAGAATTCCCGAGACTCGCAGACACGCCAGCGATTCGAGATGTAGGAGCATCATATTGATGGTGTTTGTCTCGCGTACGCCGTTGAATCTATCGCGGGACTCTGCAGCTCCGTGTGGAGATATTTCAGAAGTATTTCTCCGTAGAAGACTCACCGATTCGACTTCAAGAGCTGCTTCGAGCGGTTCACGATGGAAAGCAGAAACAGAAGGTACCGAGACGAACGTCGATTCGCGTCTGGGCGTTGTGCGAGGCCAGGTTCTCACAGCGTGCAGGTCGAACGTGGAATTCGGTCGGAAGTAGTAGAACTTCGCCCTGTGCTCGTCGCGGATGCGCATCTCGTCCTTGACGTCCGCGTCGTATTTGAAGTGAAAAATCCGATGGTAGTCGTCGATCTCGAGTACGCCGAAACGGGTGCATATCGTTCGACGTTCCGGACGGACGCCCGGAGACGGCGGCGGGGAGGCCGTCGTTTCTCGAAGGCACCCGTCCGGTTCAATTTCTTTGCGGAGGCGGTCGTATCCCACCGGTACAGTTGAGATTGGATTCTATAGGGCGGGTTTCGAAGACGCCATTCGGGAGAACAGCAATCGCTCTCGATAGCTGCTCGCTCCTTACAACTATATACCTGTAATTTGGAGACGTTCGGTATGCCCCGAGTACCGGTAGTCGGATGCGGACAGTAAAAATCCGGTACTCGAAACGGTAAGTCGCCGAATCGGACGCGTTGTGGAAGACTGCGTCGACTATCGCGCAACAGCGGGTGAGGTAGGAGGGGAGTAAGCCGGCCGTCCGGCCGTCACTCGAAGCGGTCGAGACCGAACATATCGATCTGATGGTCGCTCTCCCCGTCCATCGCGAGGTCGGCCAGGGTTTCGCCGATGGCGCTCGCGAACTTGAACCCGTGACCCGAGAACCCCGCTCCGACGGCGACTTGGGGGTGCTCGGGGAGCGTATCGAGGATGAAGTGTTCGTCCGGCGAGTTCGTGAACAGGCAGGTCGAGAGCCGCATCGTCGGGCCCGCGGCCTGCGGGAAGTACTTCTCGGTGACGTCGCGGAGCAGCGCCTCGTCGGCCCGGTCCGGTTCCCGCTGGAAGTCGTCCGGGTCAACCTGCTCGTCGCGGTGGTGGTACTTCCCGAGTTTGAACCCGGGCACGTCGTGGACCGGGAAACCGTAGAAGCGCCCTTCGGGAACGCTAAGGTTCCAGACCGGGTGGTTACCGGGCTGGAAGTTCGACGGCGCCTCGGGCTGGAACCACGCCAGCGCCTGTCGCTCGGGGACCGCCAGCCCCTCCAACGCGTCGGCGAGTTTGTGGTTCCATGCGCCCGCGGCGAGCACGAGGCGGTCGGCGACGTACACCCCCTGGTCGGTTCGGACCCGGACGCCGCCGTCGTTCGTCTCGTTCCAGTCGTGGACCTGCTCGCGGGCGCGCACTTCGGCGCCGTTGGCCTGCGCGAGCACCGTGTGGCCGATGATGGCCTGTTCGGGGATGACGAATCCGCCGTCCTCCTGGTAGACGGCGCGGTACTCCTCGGGCAGTTCGTAGCCGGGGAACCGCTCGTTCACCTCGGCGCCCGTGAGTTCCTCGTAGGGGATGTCGTGCTCTTCACAGGAGCGCTTCGACCCGGCGAACACGGGATTGTCCGCGGGTCCCGCGTCGATGGACCCGGTCCGCTGGATCAGGTCGCGCCCCGTCTTCTCTGCAAGGTCGTCCCAGAGGTCGTAGGCCCGCTCGATAAGCGGCACGTACGAGGGGTGTTCGTAGTACGCGCGCCGGATGATGCGCGTGACACCGTGCGAAGACCCCTTCGTGTGAGGAATGTCGTACCGTTCTAATCCAAGGACGTCCAGACCGCGCTCGGCGAGGTGGTAGGTGGTCGCGCTCCCCATTCCACCCACGCCGACCACGATAGCGTCGTACCGATCGTGACTCGTGTTCACAGTAGTGTCGTTCGGTAGTCTCGCTCTTTATTGTTTAGGTTCGTCGGTCGAGTCGTCGTTTCGTTCGTCCGCGACGCGGGGCCTCCGACGCGGGTTCGCGTCCCGAACGAGTGGCCGACGGGACGCGCCGAAATTCGTGGGGCGGGAATATTGTGACACCGACAGTCGTCACTCGCAGACGGGGAACTCGCCGCAGAGACGTTCGAGCGTCGATGCGACCCGGTCGCGGACGGCGGCGGCGAACTTCTCCCCGCACGCGACGCTGCTCGAACGGTGTGATTCGTGACACGAGTTGTCTCACTGCGGCGCCATCCACAACGTATCCGCTTGCTGTTACGTCGAGGTTCGAAGCTTCGACGAAACTCGTAAAGTGGACATCGGCGGCGCATTGTGACGGGATGCCGCGTCCCCGCCGGCGAGCGACGCGCGGCGAGGACGACGACGGGCGCCCGGAGCGAGCGACTCCGGACTACTTCCGAGGCGGCCGTTCGGTGTCGTGTTCGGCGACCGTTTCGAGCAGGTCCACCAACGCCTCGCTCGCGGCGTCGAGGAGGTCCTCGCCCAGGTCGGCGCTCGCCTCGCGCGGGTCGCCGACGACGCCGTTCTCGGTGAACTCGGCCGAGTCGAACGCGAGGTTGACTTTCCCCTTCCAGTTCCCCCAGCGCCGGGTCCCCTCCGCCGCCGCGTCGTCGAGGCGGTCCTCGCGCACCGCGTCGGGGTTCGCGTGTTGGAGCAGCGACGTCTCCAGCGCACCGCCGTGCCCCATGGGCGGAGCGTCCTCGCCGACCGCCTCGAACCACGTGAACGGGACCGCGTACGCGTCGTCGTGGCGGGTGATCGTTCCGGCGACCTCCCGAAGGGCAGCCACGTTTCCGCCGTGGCCGTTCACGAGCACCACGCGGTCGAAGCCGTGGAACGCCAGACTCTCGACGATGTCGCGGACGTACGACCGGAACGTCGACTCGGACGTCCAGAGCGTCCCCGAGAACTGTCGGTGTTCCTCGGCGACGCCGACGGAGACGGCCGGGGACACGGCGACCGGGTCGTCGAGTCGGTCGGCGGCGGTTTCGGCGACCGTCTCGGCGTTGAGCGTGTCGGTGCCGAGCGCGGCGTGCGGTCCGTGCTGCTCCGTGCTTCCGATCGGTACCATCGCCAGATTCGTCTCCGCGTCGCGAACTTCGGTCCACGTCGCACTTTGGATGTCCATACGTTGCTGCTCTGTTCGAGCTACATAAGACTCCGCCCCGCCCGCGGGTCGGCGAACGCCGCAGTCGAGAACGCGTCCGCCGGTCGCCCCCCTCGGCGACCACGCACAGCGAACGCGTTGTGCACGCAGTCGCCGCGGCCGGCCGCATCGGGCACCCGTTCGACCGCCGTCGAGACGGCACCGCCGCGCGCGAACCGTCGGTAGTCGTTACTCGTAGACGTGGACGCTCCCCGTCGCGTTCTCTTCGATGTAGTCCCAGTCGTACTCGACGCCGAGGCCGGGGCCGTCCGGAACGGGAACGGTTCCGTCCGAGGAGACGGTCTCCAGTTCGTCCGAGTAGTCTCCGAGGTACACCGGCGGGACGGTGTTCCCGCAGTCCGGATGGACCAAGGAGACCTCGTAGTAGTTCGTGTTCCGCGTCGCGGCCATGCAGTGTCTGGACGCCGGTCCGGGGGCGTGGAACTCGACGTCGAGGCCGAACCCCTCGGCGACCTTCGCGATTTTCATCGCGCCCGTGATGCCGCCGTCGTACTCGGGGTCCGCGCGGACGAGGTCGGTCGCGCCGTTGGCGATGAAGTCGCTGTGGAGTTCGAGTCCGCGGACGTGTTCGGTCTGCAACACCGGCGTGTCGAGTTCCTCGCAGAGACGCTCGTGGGCGTGCATCGAGATGCCGCCGTCTCGATAGGGGTCTTCGTACCAGAGATAGTCCTCCTTGTCGAGGGCTCGTCCGACTTTCAGCGCGTCGAGGTACGTCTCGTACTCGCAGGCCGGGTCGAGCATGAGGTCCATCTCGTCGCCGACCCGTTCGCCGACGGCGTGCACCATCGCTATCTCTCGGTCGATGTCGCGGTCGGCGTCCGAGCCGCCCCAACTGTGTATCTTGTACGCCGGGTAGCCGATGTCCCGACACGTCTCGGCGAAGTCGGCGAACGCCTCCGGGGAATCGAGGCCGCCGTTCGTGTCGCCGAAGTACGTCGACGCGTACGCCGGCAACTCGGTCCGATAGGTGCCGAGCAGTTCGTGGATGGGGGCGTCGTAGTACTTCCCGGCGAGGTCCCAGAGGGCGATGTCGATGGGACCGATGCCCATACGGTCGTACTTCCGGAGGGCGCGTTTGATCTCGCTCCAGTGTCGTTCGCGGTCGAGCGGATTCTTGCCGACGAGGTAGTCGCCGAATAGGTTGATCTGCGCCGCACCCGGCGAACTCCCGCCGACGTACGTGCCCGTCACTCCTTCGTTCGTGTGCACTTTTATCGCGAACAGCTTTCGGTCGAGGACGCTGCCGGGGTCGTACACCGGGTTGAACCCGTGGCCGT
This genomic stretch from Halogeometricum sp. S1BR25-6 harbors:
- a CDS encoding ABC transporter substrate-binding protein is translated as MSKQTDGQTRVTRRSLLAATAAGAALTAGCSSDSGGGGGSNSSGGSSGGGDGVVDKTWKDVTNIEPEQWNLNYWNPTNNAATDWGGNPMYDRFMRKAIHETDEPYYEWRIVSSMEWQDDNGSLVLKVDNGHVWHDGDPVTAQDVATQLRIEKYNRHVIWDFINGLTVEDDATLVLDVGEVSPPILEDVIAEQRLYAKHSVFKSWLEDLQNAGGTEEEDEIVAELLDYSISPTSDEAVGNGPFMIGDVTPERVRYDRWDQYPWAENVNFAHQTYRTILEKSGVVQSLNSGDLSGHHFTYFTDETRQTLPDEVKYVKVPDNGGYAMDYNQESEHLGDARVRRAIAHLIDRQAIVDNITANFVTPYPSGLASDLGMVEEVAGDYKDSFNQYGPKSKNEEAAAEELRAAGYEKDGDKWVDEDGNQLRADVLSASWGTISTIAETVNTQLTRAGIASELQIIEPGTFFERFENQEYDMRIAWWGGGAEQTSPWFSLRIPFTQTHQREELAFPKTTEIAWPPDSQDETVEYNVEDAVAELGSTTDADRSDELALQLAWTWNQQLPKLPLTERWTTPYVNTGEWETPEDQDPETRPLESDNPLAYIMTIGEWWPRAGLLQAPE
- a CDS encoding DUF2264 domain-containing protein, producing MNPLDGNPLATRRDLQNAARSLLVPLEQHASPGGARVRPGVTGAHFPTLAAELEGFARPLWGAAPLAAGGGDFDYWERYRTGLANGTNPEHEEYWGAVTDYSQTAVEMAPIGVALALATDDLWRPLTDDTQAAVADWLRRINDVDVPDSNWLFFRVLANEGLRAVGSEPDEERVRQDLDRLESFALSDGWYGDGPDGHCDYYTAWELHTDGLLYATLADDRDPERADRIRDRARAFAGEFDRWFAADGGALPYGRSLTYRFAQGAFWGALAFAGVEAFPWGELKARWLRHLRWWAGRPVFTADGVLSLGYAYPTLKMTESYNSPSSPYWAMKFFLPLALSADHPFWQAEERTPDRPSDVVSQEPPGMVLQPDDGQVCALCAGTASGDAEKYNKFAYSTRFGMNVADGNGRTGAAPDGTLLLSDDDERFRRRQQIVDRDVRDNVVYSRWEPWDDVTVDSWLAPAPPWHVRLHRIKTDRTLTSVEGGFPVPADGHASAATDGTAAAAAAAGDSLLRTLDGTREGAVESLPPNTNLLCPRTVVPTLCGEHEPGTTWLATGVLGGPMGIVAEYPDSVTNPSAPADFTANQRRESGDDTAALTRQWAAPPASASNDRDLAVATDVAGPEYDRIEDGHVITAGDGRTLLRVDPSPPRR
- a CDS encoding glycoside hydrolase family 88 protein, whose product is MPRAPSRLAATVTDEGVPERYATPSGVGRYDLQTRLSDAVDRIDDNVAQFYDRFPGPSSEDLVYQPTDNMGGWTTSFWTGQCWLAHEVTGRERFRDAAETQLRTFDRRLAEGDVLTHDLGFLYTLSAVAGYEVTGTERYREMAVTAADHLTDRFWDAPGLLQAWGDPDSPEADEWVHGRMIVDTMMNLPLLFWASEATGEDAYAAIAETHARTNAEHIVRPDGSTFHTFKCDATSGEPLGGETAQGYDDDSCWARGQAWAIYGYALAAEYADEMAYADLAAKLANYYLHRVEPDHVPRWDFDAPADDEVRDTSAAAIAACGLVQLAAVLPVADDRADRYRNAALTTLDSLGEHYASDPERSNGLLTDAAYNRGEGDYDECCLWGDYFYVEGLVRAAEGWRRYW
- a CDS encoding Gfo/Idh/MocA family protein yields the protein MTDHHRIAIAGIGTVAEVHALSIRDLNRATLVAGSCRTESRGREFAAEFDCEWYGDTGRMLDEADPGVLIVCTPSGAHSEPTLAAAARNVDVLCEKPLEITADRIDRMVAAAEDAGITLGGVFQQRFDPLFRRVREAADAGRFGQLSAANAYVPWWRDDDYYDGGWQGTRDLDGGELLNQAIHGIDLVQWLAGATMDLDRDENPIAEVFAYTDRLAHAEDSIAIEDTAVASVRYRDGSVGQILGATSMYPGSSQRIQLGGREGTAEMLADELVTWEFREEREDDERIRREFGSDRDTGDGEADVAMNYANHRRNIKRFIDGLDDEEPYPLDAVEARKAVDIIEAIYESAERSEPVRLL
- a CDS encoding NAD-dependent epimerase/dehydratase family protein; the protein is MRVTVIGATGHIGTYLVPRLVRAGHEVVAVSRGERDPYQDDGAWTDVESVELDREAAEERGEFGKAIAATDPDAVVDLICFEPESAESLVASLRGEVQHLLHCGTVWVHGPSDVVPTTEDAPRTRRPLGEYGQKKAEIEAYLLDEARRNGFPATVLHPGHIVGPGWEPLNPAGNFDTEVFSRLARGEEVALPNFGLETVHHVHADDVAQGFQRALERWSASVGESFHVVSPRALTLRGYAEAVAGWFGRDANLTYLPFGEWADRPEYDETDVEATEEHIRYSPNASIEKARERLGYEPRYTSLEAVREAVEALTEAGEIDSDE